One window of Burkholderia vietnamiensis LMG 10929 genomic DNA carries:
- the hpf gene encoding ribosome hibernation-promoting factor, HPF/YfiA family produces the protein MNLKISGHHLEVTPAIREYVITKLDRVLRHSDQVIDGTVILSVDNHKEKDKQQRAEINLHLKGKDIFVESANGNLYAAIDLLIDKLDRQVVKHMERLQTHAHDPIKLQPSVDQIELPPQ, from the coding sequence ATGAACCTGAAGATCAGTGGACATCATCTCGAAGTCACGCCTGCAATTCGCGAATACGTGATCACCAAGCTGGACCGGGTGCTACGCCATAGCGATCAGGTCATCGATGGCACTGTGATCCTCTCGGTCGACAACCACAAGGAAAAGGACAAGCAGCAGCGCGCGGAAATCAACCTGCACCTGAAGGGCAAGGACATCTTCGTCGAAAGCGCGAACGGCAACCTGTACGCAGCGATCGATCTGCTGATCGACAAGCTGGATCGCCAGGTCGTCAAGCACATGGAGCGTCTGCAGACCCATGCGCACGACCCGATCAAGCTCCAGCCGTCGGTCGACCAGATCGAACTGCCGCCGCAATAA